The following are encoded together in the Herpetosiphonaceae bacterium genome:
- a CDS encoding ABC transporter permease, producing MLDTAIPMVGVPPKVESFSKPVSGWTVCRATITKELLMAGRYMPDLIGRVVEATIKVSFFLLMATSISVENVDALSGANLSSHSLSLFYLSSLMLMVFNGTALSSPIISVNRDLYFGTLEFLYSGPSSRYAYFIGTVLASAIINQVTFLPIFLFYVFYSGVSLFNVLLVLGVCALVLVTMVSMGIMIALLTLLLKQMGSIASLISQAFEFLAGAYLPISVLPVYIRVFAYVLPYTWGYDLIRYYSLNGNWKTFYPVWIQWSALIGFAIIFVIVSRYLLQQTEIRAKKEGLHLL from the coding sequence ATGCTCGATACTGCGATCCCGATGGTCGGCGTTCCGCCCAAGGTGGAGAGCTTTTCAAAACCAGTCTCCGGCTGGACCGTGTGCAGAGCGACGATTACTAAAGAGCTGCTGATGGCCGGGCGGTATATGCCGGATTTGATCGGCAGAGTAGTCGAGGCCACGATCAAGGTCAGCTTCTTTCTGCTGATGGCGACATCGATCTCGGTCGAGAACGTCGATGCGCTGTCGGGCGCAAACCTGTCGAGCCACAGCCTGTCGCTGTTTTACCTTTCCAGCCTGATGCTGATGGTCTTCAACGGCACCGCGCTCTCCTCGCCGATCATCTCGGTCAACCGCGATCTGTATTTTGGAACGCTTGAATTTCTGTACAGCGGCCCGTCATCGCGCTATGCCTATTTCATCGGCACCGTGCTGGCAAGCGCGATTATCAATCAGGTCACGTTTCTGCCGATCTTCCTCTTCTATGTCTTCTACTCAGGCGTCAGCCTCTTTAATGTCTTGCTGGTGCTGGGCGTCTGCGCGCTGGTGCTGGTGACGATGGTTTCGATGGGCATTATGATCGCGCTCCTGACGCTGCTGCTGAAACAGATGGGCTCGATCGCTTCGCTGATCAGCCAGGCGTTTGAGTTTCTGGCCGGAGCGTATCTGCCGATCTCGGTCTTGCCCGTGTATATTCGCGTATTCGCCTATGTTCTGCCCTACACCTGGGGCTATGATCTCATTCGCTACTACAGCCTGAATGGTAACTGGAAGACCTTCTATCCCGTCTGGATCCAATGGTCGGCGCTGATCGGGTTTGCGATCATCTTTGTGATCGTCTCTCGGTACCTGCTCCAACAGACGGAAATCCGCGCCAAAAAAGAAGGGCTTCATCTGCTCTAG
- a CDS encoding 3-hydroxyacyl-CoA dehydrogenase NAD-binding domain-containing protein — MDVRTVGVIGAGVMGRGVAQNLAQTQHQVILVDVNDATLESAREEIYQSVRFHGLFKKTEQRETPDAVLQRITFTTNYELLQDADFVIENATEKWDIKREIYPKIDAICPEHCVFAANTSAISITRIGSVTKRAPQILGMHFMNPVPMKPVVEVIRGYHTSEATIATAKSLLANMGKEGIVVNDAPGFVSNRVLMLTINEAIFLVQDQVASAEEVDRIFKTCFGHKMGPLETADLIGLDTILYSIDVLYESFNDSKYRPCPLLKKMVDAGLHGKKNGQGFYTYRSTTL; from the coding sequence ATGGATGTACGCACGGTCGGTGTAATCGGAGCTGGCGTGATGGGGCGCGGCGTCGCGCAGAACCTGGCCCAGACCCAGCACCAGGTTATCCTGGTGGATGTGAACGATGCCACCCTGGAGAGCGCCAGGGAAGAGATCTATCAGAGCGTCCGCTTTCATGGCCTGTTCAAGAAGACCGAGCAGCGGGAAACGCCGGATGCGGTTCTGCAACGGATTACCTTCACCACCAACTATGAGCTGTTGCAGGACGCCGATTTCGTGATCGAGAACGCTACCGAAAAATGGGACATTAAGCGCGAGATCTATCCTAAGATCGACGCGATCTGCCCGGAACACTGTGTCTTCGCGGCCAACACCTCGGCGATCTCGATTACGCGCATCGGCTCCGTCACCAAGCGCGCGCCGCAGATCCTCGGCATGCACTTTATGAATCCGGTGCCGATGAAGCCGGTGGTCGAGGTGATTCGCGGCTACCACACCTCGGAGGCGACGATCGCCACCGCGAAGAGCCTGCTGGCAAACATGGGCAAAGAAGGCATTGTGGTCAACGACGCGCCGGGCTTTGTCTCGAACCGCGTGCTGATGCTGACGATCAATGAGGCGATCTTCCTGGTGCAAGATCAGGTCGCCTCAGCCGAAGAGGTCGATCGGATTTTCAAGACGTGTTTTGGACACAAGATGGGACCGCTGGAAACCGCAGACTTGATCGGCCTCGACACGATTCTGTACTCGATCGATGTCCTCTACGAAAGCTTTAACGACAGCAAGTACCGTCCCTGCCCGCTGCTGAAGAAGATGGTCGATGCCGGGCTGCATGGCAAGAAAAACGGCCAGGGCTTCTACACCTACCGATCAACCACCCTGTAA
- a CDS encoding phosphopantetheine-binding protein, whose amino-acid sequence MENAKARIRQFFERSLQRNDLPDDENIFAAGLVNSLFAMQLVLFVENEFGFSTDNDDLVIDNFSSINAIANLVDRKIGAIA is encoded by the coding sequence ATGGAGAACGCAAAAGCGCGGATCAGACAATTCTTCGAGCGCTCGCTCCAGCGCAACGATCTGCCGGACGACGAGAATATCTTCGCGGCTGGCCTTGTCAACTCGCTGTTTGCGATGCAGCTTGTGCTGTTCGTCGAGAATGAGTTTGGCTTCAGCACCGATAACGACGATCTGGTCATCGATAACTTCAGCTCGATCAATGCGATTGCCAATCTGGTCGATCGAAAGATCGGCGCGATTGCCTGA
- a CDS encoding acyl-CoA dehydrogenase family protein — protein MDMDLTPQQKEAQAGFRSFVDQQIVPHADRYDQEERIPAELVSAMARAGYLGAIVPEEFGGRPIDMITYGLLAEELGRGSSSVNALLTVHSMCSFAIARWGSPAQKERWLSRMAQGTLLGAFALTEIHAGSDARSVETEAVPTSDGYILNGRKRWITFGQLADLFLVFGKCEGQLMIFFVERNTPGLSVAPITGMLGSRASMLGEVTLNNCQIAKEDVIAKAGFGFASVLASVLDIGRYTVAWNCVGIGQACLEASLSYTSQRKQFGVYLKEHQLIQQMIANMLTNLNAARLLCYRAGYLKEKGDPRMIMETMIAKYFASTMVTKAANDAVQIHGANGCSSDYPVQRYLRDARIQEIIEGSSQIQQMTIAKYSYQQ, from the coding sequence ATGGACATGGACCTGACTCCGCAGCAAAAAGAAGCCCAGGCAGGCTTTCGCTCGTTTGTCGACCAGCAGATTGTGCCACATGCCGATCGGTACGACCAGGAGGAGCGGATTCCGGCTGAGCTGGTCAGCGCGATGGCGCGAGCGGGCTATCTTGGCGCGATCGTGCCGGAAGAGTTCGGCGGCAGGCCGATCGACATGATTACCTACGGCTTGCTGGCGGAAGAGCTGGGCCGGGGTAGCTCGTCGGTGAACGCGCTGCTGACCGTTCACAGCATGTGCTCGTTCGCCATCGCTCGCTGGGGCAGCCCCGCGCAAAAAGAGCGCTGGCTCTCCCGCATGGCGCAGGGCACGCTGCTTGGCGCGTTTGCGCTGACTGAGATTCACGCCGGCAGCGATGCCAGGAGCGTCGAAACCGAGGCGGTGCCGACGAGCGACGGCTATATTCTCAACGGGCGCAAGCGCTGGATTACCTTCGGGCAGCTCGCCGATCTGTTTCTGGTCTTCGGCAAGTGCGAGGGCCAGCTCATGATCTTCTTCGTGGAGCGCAACACGCCGGGCCTGTCGGTAGCGCCGATTACGGGCATGCTCGGCTCGCGCGCCTCGATGCTGGGCGAGGTCACGCTCAACAACTGCCAGATCGCCAAAGAAGACGTGATCGCCAAGGCGGGCTTTGGCTTTGCCTCGGTGCTGGCCTCGGTGCTGGATATTGGCCGATACACCGTGGCCTGGAACTGTGTCGGGATTGGACAGGCGTGTTTAGAAGCCTCCTTGAGCTACACCAGCCAGCGCAAGCAGTTCGGCGTGTATCTCAAAGAGCATCAGCTGATCCAGCAGATGATCGCGAACATGCTGACTAATCTCAACGCGGCGCGGCTGCTGTGCTACCGGGCCGGGTACCTGAAGGAGAAGGGCGATCCACGGATGATCATGGAAACGATGATCGCCAAATACTTCGCCTCGACGATGGTTACGAAAGCGGCCAACGACGCGGTCCAGATCCACGGCGCGAACGGCTGTAGTAGCGATTATCCGGTCCAGCGGTATCTGCGCGACGCGCGGATTCAGGAGATCATCGAGGGTAGCTCCCAGATCCAGCAGATGACCATCGCGAAATATAGCTATCAGCAGTAG
- a CDS encoding HAD-IIIC family phosphatase — translation MSQELVEPAIQSHTEPKTVKCVVWDLDNTLWKGILLENDQLVLTENIAAIIKTLDERGILQSVASRNDHDAAMEKLRELELDQYFLYPQINWNPKSSSIEKIAKLINIGLDTIAFIDDQPFEREEVAFALPAVRCIDVTELGTLLDRPDMNPRFLTEDSRLRRQMYLSDIKRQEVEETFAGSTDAFLASLNMIFTIGPAQEDDLQRAEELTVRTNQLNTTGYTYGYEELNFLRQSPQHKLLIAGLEDKYGTYGKIGLTLVDCQPDVWTIKLLLMSCRVMSRGVGTILIGHIMNMARAHNVRLHSEFISNDRNRMMYVTYKFNGFKEISSEGKRIVFEADLDRIPPFPSYVDVRILP, via the coding sequence ATGTCACAGGAGTTGGTTGAGCCTGCGATCCAGAGTCACACCGAGCCGAAGACGGTGAAGTGTGTGGTCTGGGATCTTGACAACACGCTCTGGAAGGGCATTCTCCTCGAAAACGATCAGCTTGTGCTCACCGAGAACATTGCCGCGATCATCAAGACGCTCGACGAGCGAGGCATCTTGCAATCGGTTGCCAGCCGCAACGATCATGATGCGGCGATGGAGAAGCTGCGTGAGCTAGAGCTGGATCAGTACTTCTTGTATCCGCAGATCAACTGGAATCCTAAGTCATCGTCGATCGAGAAGATCGCCAAGCTGATCAACATCGGCCTTGACACCATCGCCTTTATCGACGATCAGCCGTTCGAGCGCGAGGAGGTGGCGTTCGCGCTGCCCGCCGTGCGCTGCATCGACGTGACCGAGCTCGGCACGCTGCTGGATCGCCCGGATATGAATCCGCGCTTCCTGACGGAAGACTCGCGCCTGCGCCGCCAGATGTATCTCAGCGACATCAAACGTCAGGAAGTCGAAGAAACATTTGCGGGATCGACCGATGCATTTCTGGCCTCGCTCAACATGATCTTCACGATCGGCCCGGCCCAGGAAGACGATTTGCAGCGCGCTGAAGAGCTGACGGTGCGCACGAATCAGCTCAACACCACCGGCTACACCTACGGCTACGAGGAATTGAATTTCCTCCGGCAATCGCCGCAGCATAAGCTCCTGATCGCCGGGCTGGAAGATAAGTACGGCACATACGGCAAAATCGGCCTGACGCTGGTCGATTGCCAGCCCGATGTCTGGACGATCAAGCTGCTGCTGATGTCGTGCCGGGTGATGTCGCGTGGCGTTGGCACGATCCTGATCGGCCATATCATGAACATGGCGCGCGCGCACAACGTCCGCCTCCACTCGGAATTCATCTCCAATGATCGCAATCGGATGATGTACGTCACCTATAAGTTCAACGGCTTCAAAGAAATATCTTCTGAGGGCAAGCGGATTGTCTTCGAGGCCGATCTCGACCGTATCCCACCCTTCCCGTCATACGTCGACGTGCGGATTCTGCCCTGA
- a CDS encoding type I polyketide synthase, with translation MIAEPIAIIGMGCRFPGGASDPTAFWHLLRNGVDAISEVPASRWDADAFYASRAATPGKTVTRWGGFLEQVDLFDAAFFGITPREATYMDPQQRLLLEVAWEALEHACQSRDRLAGTSTGVFIGISGSDYGQNLEPERIVQYSGIGSAVNIAAGRISYLFDLRGPCVAVDTASSSSLVAVHLACQSLRSGESSLALAGGVKLMLSPSASIVYSQMHVLASDGRCKTFDSRADGFVPGEGCGVVVLKRLAEALADGDPILAVVRGSAINQDGRSSSLSAPNAESQQAVIRLALRSSGIDPLSVSYVETHGSGTPLGDPIEVGALSDVLGRSGDQVPPCVLGAVKTNVGHLDTAAGIAGLIKTILALRHGALPGNLNFQSLNPQITLDGTRFVIPTALQPWPVDGRRIAGVNSFGWSGTNAHVVVEEAPPITAAESRPSKHAPPYMLPISAQHPEALKELARRYHALLTDRAAPALHDLAYTASTRRTHHQYRLALIGASAEALAEQAQAVVSDDPMPDPTSHAQPSNVVFFFPGQGSQWSGMARDLLDSEPVFREMIDACAAAFRPYTTWDLHEQLRNPMPDPPIDVIQPTLFAVTLGIYALWQSWGIVPAAVVGHSMGEVAAAYAAGALSLDDAARITCTRSRLLRRCSGQGTMLMADLTEAQAEAALEGYRDRLSVAALNGPHTTVISGTPDAIEALKTTLDQQQVFCRRISVDIAAHSVQMEPLLEDARMAVIDLRPRPSHTVFYSSVLADVVAGETLDADYWTRNLREPVRFGPTVAALIDAGYRTFVEISPHPILMQAVKGSLHAAGQAGIVLPSLRRQEDSRAALLDTLGALYSAGYPVDWERLYPEGGRCVDLPAYPWQRERFWIEGLPTFAASGAQPGSELKHDRLRQNGDRAAIDGAGKSLRNVPDLHPEALANDPDQLSDQSLYAVLWEEQDRPAGPERSLDQERWLIFADASGIGSSMAARLQARGAECVLVTPGAHGLEGHGSSYWLDPAGPDAFRQLLQAVSASSRLPCRNIIFMWSLTSATVDRAPLEDLFSARSNGMISALYLAQALARSGWRDLPRLWLVTRATQAIGGTRDTPQRLEQATLWGVGRTLMYEHPELQCSLLDLPAAGMANEAEALAEEFLARTTENQVALRGAQRYVARLAHATAEVVAQRAILPDAALTLAGNRPFQLTIDHPGDLERLTLRAANRRVPGPGQVEIQVRASGLNFADVLRARGIYPGQEHGSPLLGLECAGIITAIGSGVAGLAIGDAVVACAAGAFGSHVTADARFVVPKPEQIDFATAATLPMAFMTAWHSLVTQARLAPGERVLIHSAAGGVGLAAVQIARQLGADIFATAGTPEKRAFLQSLGISHVLDSRSSYFASEILELTNGQGVDVVLNSLTGVALSKSLEALGLYGRFVELGKKDIYQHMPLDLGAFRKSLAFFVVDVAGMMTARPDHFAGLLREIMGRFTEGSLQPSPLRCFPITQVRDAFDLLAQHQHIGKVAVRIDAPEQVPIAPAVAPRSAVRPAGTYVVAGDLEQPGLTVARWLVDEGVRHLVMISQRGPSAAARRALDEIAAAGASISVYQADLARRDELSAVLATIAQTNQPLRGVLHLADLPGSRALAQLDPEGLTAMIAPHLHGAWNLHSLTVDLHLDCFVLCSSVAGMLGMAGQASQAAVDTFFEALAYYRRAEGLTALSINWSCTADAAEQHRPTNQGLKSMTSAQAVAALKQMIGQDATQVGVMPLNVRQWLQFHPGAATLPVFARLLQEQKQQPAASPTSSSLGVALRDAEPEQRLGLLEQYLKEQVAKILRLAPSKLDRHKPLGALGLDSLMALELRNHLEDSLALQLPVTLIWNYQTIAALGAHLVEKLGLPLETPPPVVEPELSLDQETTLAMLLAELNKYSVEELRAAFSD, from the coding sequence ATGATAGCCGAGCCGATCGCGATCATCGGCATGGGCTGTCGCTTCCCCGGAGGCGCTAGCGATCCGACGGCATTCTGGCACCTGCTGCGGAACGGCGTCGACGCGATCAGCGAGGTCCCGGCCTCGCGCTGGGATGCCGATGCTTTCTATGCTTCGCGCGCCGCGACGCCCGGTAAAACGGTGACACGCTGGGGCGGTTTTCTGGAGCAAGTCGATCTCTTCGACGCCGCTTTCTTCGGCATCACGCCCCGTGAAGCCACCTACATGGACCCGCAGCAGCGTCTGCTGCTTGAGGTCGCCTGGGAAGCGCTGGAGCACGCCTGCCAGTCCCGCGACAGGCTGGCGGGCACGTCGACGGGCGTGTTTATCGGGATTTCTGGCAGCGATTACGGCCAAAACCTTGAGCCGGAGCGCATCGTTCAGTACAGCGGTATCGGCAGCGCGGTTAACATTGCGGCAGGACGCATCTCCTACCTGTTCGATCTGCGCGGCCCGTGCGTCGCGGTCGATACCGCCTCGTCGTCTTCGCTGGTCGCAGTTCATCTCGCCTGCCAGAGCCTGCGCTCCGGCGAGAGCAGCCTTGCGCTGGCCGGTGGCGTCAAGCTGATGCTGTCGCCATCGGCATCCATTGTGTATTCCCAGATGCATGTGCTGGCGAGCGATGGCCGCTGCAAAACATTCGATAGCCGGGCCGATGGGTTCGTCCCAGGCGAGGGCTGTGGCGTCGTCGTGCTCAAGCGCCTGGCCGAAGCCCTGGCCGATGGCGATCCGATCCTGGCGGTGGTTCGCGGCTCTGCGATCAATCAGGACGGGCGCTCAAGCAGCCTGTCAGCGCCCAACGCGGAGTCGCAGCAGGCGGTGATCCGCCTGGCCCTGCGCAGCAGCGGCATCGACCCGCTCAGCGTGAGCTATGTTGAGACACACGGCAGCGGCACGCCGCTGGGCGATCCGATCGAGGTCGGCGCGCTGAGCGATGTGCTCGGTCGATCCGGCGATCAGGTGCCGCCATGTGTTCTGGGCGCGGTCAAGACAAATGTGGGTCATCTGGATACCGCCGCCGGGATCGCGGGGCTGATCAAGACGATCCTGGCCCTGCGTCACGGCGCGCTGCCGGGCAATCTCAACTTCCAGTCACTCAATCCGCAGATCACGCTGGACGGCACCCGCTTTGTTATTCCAACGGCGCTCCAGCCCTGGCCGGTCGATGGGCGGCGCATCGCCGGAGTTAATTCGTTCGGCTGGTCGGGCACGAATGCGCACGTTGTGGTTGAGGAAGCGCCGCCGATCACGGCTGCCGAGTCCAGGCCCTCCAAGCACGCGCCGCCGTATATGCTGCCGATCTCAGCTCAGCATCCTGAGGCACTTAAAGAGCTGGCGCGGCGCTATCATGCCCTGCTGACGGATCGGGCCGCTCCAGCGCTGCACGATCTTGCGTACACCGCCAGCACACGTCGGACGCACCACCAGTACCGCCTGGCTCTGATCGGCGCGTCTGCGGAAGCGCTGGCAGAGCAGGCGCAGGCGGTAGTGAGCGACGATCCGATGCCCGATCCGACCAGTCATGCGCAGCCATCCAACGTTGTCTTCTTCTTCCCCGGACAGGGATCGCAGTGGAGCGGCATGGCGCGCGATCTCCTGGACTCGGAGCCGGTCTTCCGCGAGATGATCGACGCCTGCGCCGCTGCGTTCCGCCCGTACACCACCTGGGATCTGCACGAACAGCTCCGCAATCCAATGCCCGATCCGCCGATCGATGTGATCCAGCCGACGCTGTTTGCGGTGACGCTCGGCATCTATGCGCTGTGGCAATCGTGGGGCATCGTGCCTGCCGCCGTGGTCGGGCACAGTATGGGCGAGGTCGCGGCGGCTTACGCGGCTGGAGCGCTCTCGCTCGACGATGCGGCGCGCATCACCTGCACTCGCTCGCGGCTGTTGCGCCGCTGTAGCGGGCAGGGCACGATGCTCATGGCCGATCTCACCGAGGCCCAAGCGGAGGCGGCGCTGGAAGGCTACCGGGATCGGCTCTCGGTGGCGGCGCTGAACGGGCCGCATACCACGGTCATCAGCGGAACGCCGGATGCGATCGAAGCGCTGAAGACGACGCTCGATCAGCAGCAGGTGTTCTGCCGCCGGATCAGCGTCGACATCGCCGCTCACAGCGTGCAGATGGAGCCGCTGCTGGAGGATGCTCGGATGGCGGTGATCGATCTGCGCCCCCGACCGAGCCATACCGTGTTCTACTCGTCGGTGCTGGCAGATGTGGTAGCGGGCGAGACGCTGGATGCCGACTACTGGACGCGCAACTTGCGCGAGCCCGTGCGGTTCGGCCCGACGGTCGCCGCGCTGATTGATGCGGGCTACCGCACCTTTGTCGAGATCAGCCCTCATCCGATCCTGATGCAGGCAGTTAAGGGCAGCCTGCATGCGGCGGGCCAGGCTGGCATCGTGCTGCCATCGCTGCGGCGGCAGGAAGATTCACGAGCGGCGCTGCTGGATACGCTGGGCGCGCTCTACAGCGCAGGCTATCCGGTCGACTGGGAGCGGCTGTATCCTGAGGGCGGGCGCTGTGTGGACTTGCCCGCCTATCCCTGGCAGCGCGAGCGATTCTGGATCGAGGGTCTGCCGACCTTTGCTGCATCCGGCGCTCAGCCCGGCTCCGAGCTTAAGCATGACCGGCTCCGACAGAACGGCGATCGAGCGGCGATCGACGGGGCGGGCAAGTCGCTCAGAAACGTGCCCGATCTTCATCCCGAAGCGCTGGCAAACGATCCTGATCAGCTCTCCGACCAATCGCTGTACGCGGTGCTGTGGGAGGAGCAGGATCGACCGGCTGGGCCGGAGCGGTCGCTGGATCAGGAGCGGTGGCTCATCTTTGCCGACGCGAGCGGTATCGGAAGCAGCATGGCGGCACGTTTACAGGCGCGTGGCGCGGAATGTGTGCTTGTAACGCCCGGCGCGCATGGGCTGGAAGGTCACGGTTCCAGCTACTGGCTCGATCCTGCCGGACCTGACGCCTTCCGCCAGCTTTTACAAGCCGTATCCGCTAGCTCCCGGCTGCCCTGCCGCAACATCATCTTTATGTGGAGCCTCACGTCGGCCACCGTTGATCGAGCGCCGCTCGAAGATCTCTTCTCGGCCAGATCCAACGGGATGATCAGCGCGCTGTATCTGGCTCAGGCGCTCGCGCGAAGCGGCTGGCGCGATCTACCCCGGCTGTGGCTCGTCACACGTGCGACGCAGGCGATCGGTGGTACGCGCGACACGCCGCAGCGGCTAGAGCAGGCCACGCTGTGGGGCGTGGGCCGCACCCTGATGTACGAGCACCCGGAGCTCCAGTGCTCGCTGCTGGACCTCCCCGCCGCCGGAATGGCGAACGAAGCGGAAGCGCTGGCTGAGGAATTTCTAGCGCGCACAACCGAAAATCAGGTAGCCCTGCGTGGCGCTCAGCGCTATGTAGCAAGGCTGGCGCACGCTACCGCAGAAGTCGTGGCACAGCGGGCGATTCTTCCAGACGCAGCGCTGACGCTGGCGGGCAATCGGCCCTTCCAGCTCACGATCGACCATCCCGGCGACCTTGAGCGGCTGACCCTGCGCGCTGCCAATCGCCGGGTGCCGGGTCCGGGGCAGGTTGAGATCCAGGTTCGGGCGAGCGGGCTGAACTTCGCCGACGTGCTGCGCGCCAGGGGTATCTATCCCGGCCAGGAGCACGGCAGCCCGCTGCTTGGCCTTGAGTGCGCCGGGATCATCACGGCTATTGGGAGCGGGGTGGCAGGGCTGGCGATCGGCGATGCTGTGGTAGCGTGTGCTGCCGGTGCCTTCGGCTCGCATGTCACGGCTGATGCCCGGTTTGTGGTACCCAAGCCTGAGCAGATCGACTTTGCCACTGCTGCAACCCTGCCGATGGCATTCATGACTGCCTGGCATAGCCTGGTAACGCAGGCGCGGCTGGCACCAGGCGAGCGCGTGCTGATCCATTCGGCGGCGGGCGGCGTTGGCCTCGCTGCCGTGCAGATCGCCAGGCAGCTTGGGGCCGACATCTTTGCCACGGCTGGCACGCCTGAGAAGCGGGCGTTCTTGCAATCGCTGGGTATTAGCCACGTGCTCGACTCGCGCTCCTCGTACTTCGCAAGCGAGATCCTGGAGCTGACGAACGGCCAGGGCGTCGATGTGGTCTTGAACTCGCTGACCGGCGTTGCGCTCTCCAAGAGCCTGGAAGCGCTCGGCCTGTATGGTCGCTTTGTCGAGCTGGGCAAGAAAGATATTTACCAGCACATGCCGCTGGATCTGGGAGCTTTCCGCAAGAGCCTGGCCTTCTTCGTGGTCGATGTGGCGGGCATGATGACGGCACGGCCCGACCACTTTGCCGGGCTGCTGCGCGAGATCATGGGACGTTTTACCGAAGGCAGCTTACAGCCCTCACCGCTGCGCTGCTTCCCGATCACGCAGGTGCGCGATGCGTTCGATCTGCTGGCGCAGCACCAGCACATCGGCAAGGTCGCGGTTCGTATCGACGCGCCTGAGCAGGTGCCCATCGCCCCGGCGGTAGCTCCACGCAGCGCCGTGCGTCCCGCCGGAACCTATGTGGTCGCTGGCGACCTGGAACAGCCTGGGCTGACGGTTGCGCGCTGGCTCGTCGACGAGGGCGTTCGCCATCTGGTCATGATCAGCCAGCGCGGCCCTTCGGCGGCAGCCCGGCGCGCGCTCGACGAGATCGCCGCAGCCGGAGCCTCGATCAGCGTTTACCAGGCCGATCTCGCCCGGCGCGATGAGCTTTCCGCCGTACTAGCCACGATTGCGCAGACCAACCAACCGCTGCGCGGCGTGCTGCATCTGGCAGACCTGCCAGGCAGCCGCGCGCTGGCCCAGCTCGATCCGGAGGGCTTGACCGCCATGATCGCGCCGCACCTGCACGGCGCATGGAATCTCCACAGCCTGACCGTGGACCTGCACCTCGATTGCTTCGTGCTCTGCTCCTCGGTCGCGGGTATGCTGGGGATGGCGGGGCAGGCAAGCCAGGCAGCGGTAGATACCTTCTTTGAGGCGCTGGCCTACTACCGCCGCGCCGAGGGCCTGACCGCCTTGAGTATCAACTGGAGCTGTACCGCCGATGCCGCCGAGCAGCATCGACCAACCAACCAGGGACTCAAAAGCATGACTTCGGCCCAGGCTGTAGCCGCGCTCAAGCAAATGATCGGCCAGGACGCGACTCAGGTTGGCGTTATGCCGTTGAACGTGCGCCAGTGGCTTCAGTTCCATCCGGGCGCGGCCACGCTCCCTGTCTTCGCGCGGCTGCTTCAGGAGCAAAAGCAGCAGCCCGCAGCTTCGCCCACGTCGAGCTCACTCGGCGTCGCCCTCCGCGACGCGGAGCCGGAGCAGCGCCTGGGGCTGCTGGAGCAATACCTGAAAGAGCAAGTCGCCAAAATCTTGCGGCTGGCACCGAGCAAGCTCGATCGGCATAAGCCGCTGGGCGCGCTCGGCCTCGACTCGCTGATGGCGCTTGAGCTGCGCAACCACTTAGAAGATAGCCTGGCGCTTCAACTGCCGGTCACGCTGATCTGGAACTACCAGACGATTGCTGCGCTCGGCGCACATCTTGTCGAGAAGCTGGGCCTGCCGCTTGAAACTCCGCCTCCGGTGGTGGAGCCGGAGCTGTCGCTTGACCAGGAAACCACGCTGGCGATGCTCCTCGCCGAGCTCAACAAATACTCAGTTGAGGAGCTGCGGGCAGCATTCTCGGACTAA